Proteins encoded within one genomic window of Humulus lupulus chromosome 1, drHumLupu1.1, whole genome shotgun sequence:
- the LOC133792108 gene encoding uncharacterized protein LOC133792108, with amino-acid sequence MRRRLEFYPNVYPQKCVVMPTIFPESLKGRWDAFPGSDYSRFSWDDSILDLVRGDAVQFLPSWQNKEFIYFALFLKDQMHWVAVEANLNGWMLNIFDSSIGSISENDLISLMVDWCTIFPSVLRQFGLFENHDVILAPQLTASESQVRPFDWKLIPREFVPQTKSSGDCGCYVIEHIEHKLLQLPFDNVTDNNMKLFRQRWCVDLFYQNLC; translated from the exons atgaggaggcgtctagaattttatcctaacgtgtaccctcagaaatgtgttgttatgcctacaatttttcccGAATCATTGAAGGGTCGGTGGGACGCTTTTCCAGGTTCTGACTACTCTAGATTTAGTTGGGATGACAGTATATTGGACCTGGTTAGGGGTGATGCAGTCCAGTTCTTACCGAGTTGGCAGAACAAGGAGTTCATTTATTTTGCCCTCTTCTTGAAAGACCAAATGCATTGGGTAGCTGTAGAGGCAAACCTGAATGGGTGGATGCTCAACATCTTTGACTCCAGTATTGGATCAATTTCCGAAAACGATTTGATCAGCTTGATGGTTGACTGGTGTACCATTTTCCCTTCGGTCTTGCGACAGTTCGGTTTATTTGAGAACCATGACGTTATACTCGCGCCTCAGTTGACAGCATCAGAGAGTCAGGTCAGACCCTTCGATTGGAAACTCATTCCACGTGAATTCGTACCGCAAACAAAATCCag tggcgattgcggatgttacgtaattgagcatattgaacataagcttctacaactaccatttgataatgtaactgacaataatatgaaactttttaggcaaaggtggtgtgtagacttattctaccaaaacttatgttga
- the LOC133793627 gene encoding pentatricopeptide repeat-containing protein At2g17033, which translates to MTVCHASSPPIPIAFAYRQHQRPSSAPSFIQCALTKQGHRFLSTLSVKAGDFSAAHKLTGKFVAGSPKSISLNVLSHLLSPETTHPHLTSHSLLLYSMIKEASWFEFNPKLVAALAALLDKQGRYSESEALISEAVSKLEHRHRELALFYCNLVESHSKQSSTHGFDSSYTQLYQLLRNSSSVYVKRRAFESMVGGLCTMDRPSEGESIMGEMRVDGLKPSVFEFRSVMYGYGRLGLLSDMLRIVHQMEDEGLVIDTICSNMVLSSYGAHNDLPQMVSWLQKMKTSSIPFSIRTYNTALNACPTISAMLQDLKNDNPLSMDELHATLKGNEVLLVKELEGSQVLEEAMVWDSSEVKLDLHGMHLGSAYLIMLQWMEEMQNRFRFNNDGKLVVPAEVVVVCGSGKHSNVRGVSPVKTMIKEMMVRMRSPMKIDRKNAGCFIAKGKSVKDWLC; encoded by the exons ATGACAGTATGTCATGCAAGCTCTCCCCCAATCCCAATTGCTTTTGCTTATCGCCAACATCAGCGACCGTCGTCGGCACCATCGTTTATTCAATGTGCACTGACGAAACAAGGCCACCGCTTCCTCTCCACTCTCTCAGTCAAAGCTGGGGATTTCTCCGCCGCCCACAAGTTGACCGGAAAATTCGTGGCAGGCTCACCTAAATCCATATCTCTCAACGTTCTTTCTCATCTCCTTTCTCCCGAAACCACCCACCCCCACCTCACGTCTCACTCCCTCCTC TTGTATTCAATGATCAAAGAAGCATCTTGGTTCGAGTTTAACCCGAAGCTAGTAGCAGCACTCGCCGCCTTGCTTGATAAACAGGGTCGATACAGCGAATCGGAAGCACTGATTTCAGAGGCCGTTTCGAAATTGGAACATCGACACCGAGAACTTGCTCTCTTCTACTGCAACTTGGTTGAATCCCACTCTAAGCAAAGCTCGACGCATGGCTTTGACAGTTCCTACACTCAACTGTATCAGCTTCTTCGTAACTCTTCCTCTGTTTATGTCAAGCGCAGGGCCTTTGAGTCGATGGTTGGTGGTTTATGCACGATGGATCGGCCCAGTGAAGGGGAGAGCATAATGGGGGAGATGAGAGTCGATGGTCTTAAACCTTCGGTCTTCGAGTTTAGGTCTGTGATGTATGGATATGGACGACTAGGATTGTTGAGCGACATGCTCAGAATTGTGCACCAAATGGAGGATGAAGGGCTTGTGATCGACACAATATGTTCAAACATGGTTCTTTCTTCGTACGGAGCCCATAATGATCTTCCCCAAATGGTCTCGTGGCTTCAGAAAATGAAAACTTCGAGTATTCCTTTCTCAATCAGGACGTATAATACTGCCTTGAACGCATGCCCAACCATTTCCGCAATGCTACAAGACCTGAAGAATGATAACCCGCTCTCCATGGATGAGTTACATGCGACTTTGAAAGGCAACGAGGTTCTGCTGGTTAAGGAGTTAGAAGGGTCACAAGTTTTGGAGGAGGCCATGGTGTGGGATTCTTCCGAGGTCAAATTGGATTTGCATGGAATGCATCTGGGATCAGCCTACTTGATAATGTTACAGTGGATGGAAGAGATGCAAAACAGATTCAGGTTCAACAATGATGGCAAGCTTGTTGTACCAGCAGAGGTTGTAGTCGTCTGTGGATCAGGAAAGCATAGCAATGTAAGAGGAGTTTCTCCGGTGAAAACCATGATCAAAGAGATGATGGTTCGGATGAGGAGTCCCATGAAAATCGATAGAAAGAATGCCGGTTGTTTCATTGCCAAAGGGAAAAGTGTGAAAGATTGGTTGTGTTGA